A single genomic interval of Astyanax mexicanus isolate ESR-SI-001 chromosome 4, AstMex3_surface, whole genome shotgun sequence harbors:
- the LOC111195868 gene encoding uncharacterized protein LOC111195868: MAESEIQKISSAITAVFPDLPEAVLNSVIDTLKALGAETTDDLKYITEGDLLPALKPIQARRLVVSWAQNNSATPTPTSVCPSPVSACSTPRSASPSTLSTTSTSSSPRGSSSFQPGWADSFQIPWQKLPEELLQSLERQKRPSPRLRREMIRIVVSEIMKVCNNPTKHNTTEIGKRMVAKYPKSLQDVIEGDVVGSGYHSLVKQLQARVENVKRPNTSKIKKRKAVSDGSDTEEIPAEHKASVQDTYGCVKWELKYLPLSETEDSQQEKKEKMKTMFEEMNYSTDATSTRGPA; this comes from the exons ATGGCAGAATCAGAAATACAGAAGATAAGCAGTGCCATTACTGCAGTGTTTCCTGATCTTCCTGAAGCAGTTCTGAATTCAGTTATAGACACATTGAAGGCACTTGGTGCAGAGACCACAGATGATCTGAAGTACATTACAGAAGGAGACTTGCTGCCAGCACTGAAGCCAATACAAGCCAGAAGACTTGTTGTTTCCTGGGCGCAGAACA ATTCCGCCACTCCAACTCCAACCTCGGTATGTCCCTCTCCAGTTTCTGCATGCTCCACTCCACGTTCTGCCTCTCCCTCAACATTGTCAACCACATCTACCTCATCATCCCCAAGAGGCAGTTCATCTTTTCAGCCAGGCTGGGCAGACAGTTTTCAAATACCATGGCAAAAGCTCCCTGAAGAGTTACTGCAAAGTCTGGAAAGACAGAAAAGACCTAGTCCACGGCTACGACGAGAGATGATTAGAATTGTGGTTTCTGAAATTATGAAGGTGTGTAATAACCCGACCAAACACAACACTACAGAGATAGGCAAAAGAATGGTGGCCAAGTATCCTAAATCGCTACAAGATGTAATTGAGGGTGATGTAGTTGGATCTGGATATCATTCACTGGTCAAGCAACTTCAGGCACGAGTTGAGAATGTCAAACGACCCAACACATCAAAGATTAAAAAACGTAAGGCAGTTTCAGATGGATCTGACACAGAGGAAATTCCAGCTGAGCACAAAGCAAGTGTTCAAGACACATATGGCTGTGTAAAGTGGGAGCTGAAATATTTGCCACTCTCTGAGACTGAGGAtagtcagcaagaaaaaaaagaaaagatgaagACTATGTTTGAAGAGATGAATTACAGTACAGACGCC ACATCAACAAGGGGACCAGCATAA
- the LOC125801536 gene encoding uncharacterized protein LOC125801536, translating to MVVHFQELTGVSLMECFHANVDKKCRRLLSFFKTVDAPKHKQVLDVFIKFQTERGQLDGCPGDVIEMVLLLLAHFGEKEDNLFHYVDKTCLAREVQMEKLPATPCIIVCGSSCFTAGMFMLSIDQEVVNDHITSFVPAFCLLFGSYYCFNIHYPVELRSTLEFLQRCFFSINPERGTKVQWKKNKKALPVNPRVLTLIADLADHEWT from the exons ATGGTAGTACACTTCCAAGAACTTACTGGTGTCAGTCTAATGGAGTGCTTCCATGCCAACGTGGACAAGAAGTGTCGACGCCTCTTAAGTTTCTTTAAAACTGTTGATGCACCAAAACACAAACAGGTTCTGGATGTTTTTATCAAGTTTCAGACTGAGAGAGGCCAATTGGATGGTTGTCCAGGAGATGTCATCGAGATGGTACTTCTTTTACTGGCTCATTTTGGTGAAAAAGAGGATAACCTGTTTCATTATGTCGATAAGACATGCCTAGCCAGAGAGGTTCAGATGGAGAAGCTGCCAGCAACACCCTGCATTATTGTGTGTG GGTCATCCTGCTTTACTGCTGGGATGTTCATGTTGAGCATCGACCAAGAGGTTGTCAACGACCACATCACTTCTTTCGTACCTGCCTTCTGTCTGCTGTTTGGCAGTTACTACTGTTTCAACATACACTACCCAGTGGAACTACGGTCAACACTTGAGTTCCTTCAAAG GTGTTTCTTCTCGATAAATCCCGAAAGAGGCACCAAAGTCCAgtggaagaaaaacaagaaagcaCTTCCTGTCAATCCCAGAGTCCTCACTCTTATTGCTGACCTTGCAGACCATGAGTGGACCTAG